In the Vogesella sp. XCS3 genome, ATCGGTGACATCCAGCAACATGCACAGCCACGCAGGCTCACCCCCCACCCAGTCTATGCGCCGGTATTGCAGCTGGAACCAGCTGCGGCCACTGTCGGGCGAGCATTCCAGGTTGGCCGCAGTCGCGTGCGCATCGCCCAGCAGGCCAGGCATCAGCGGGCAGTAGCTGCCATCCACGGCAAAGCTGGCCCAGCCGGCAGCAAAAGCCGGGTTGGCGTATAACAGCTGGCGCGTATCGCCATCAATCACACACAGGCCACTTTCCAGGCCATTGAGCACCGCCAGAAAGCGCCGATGCGACTCATCCAGCGCCACACGCTTTTTCTTGAGCTCGGTAATGTCGTACATGGACGCCACCCAGCCATCGTGCCGCCCGCCTTCCAGCAACAGCGGCGTGGCGTACAAGCGCACCTCTACCTTTTCGCCATCGCGGTGGCGGAATGGCAATTCAAAGCCGTGTTCGGGCAGCTGCCCGGCCAGCATGGCCTGCATGGCCTGCATCAAGAGCGGGTAATCTTCTTCGGCCCAGAAGCTGTAGGGCAGCTGCTGGCCAACCAGCTCATCGGCAGACAGGCCGGTCAGCTCGCTCATGGCACGGTTTACCCGCAGTATCTGGCCATTGCCGGCAAAGGCGATGAGGCCGCTTTTCATACTGTCTTCTACCGAGCGACGCAAAGACATTTCGTGCTGCAGTGCACGCTCGGCCCGCGCCCGCACCCGCACCTGGCCGCGTATGCGCCACAGGGCGAATAACAAAGCCACCACCAGCAGGCCAATCAGCAGGCTAAGCACCGGCAAGGAGAAGCCCACGCCGGCACGATAAGTAATGGCGCGCAGGCTGACACCGTAGCCAGGCGGATCAAAGCTCAGCTCGTGCGATAGCGTCCCCACCGGAGAGGCCTGGTCAAACTTGCTGGCCAGCGCCTTGCCGCCCAGATCCACCAGGCTGATGTGGTACTTGGTGGCCAGCCACCAAGGCACCTGGTACTGCAGTAGCAGATCCATGCGGTACACCAAGCGCAAACCACCCAGGTAGCGCCCGGATTCAAACACCGGCACCGCCAGGTCAAAGCGGTACTTGCCGTCCGGCCCCAGATACGGCGGGCTATACGCCGAGCGGCCCAGGCGCTCGGCGCGCCACAAGGCGTCATAAGCGTCCCCACCCAGCTGCAAACCGGTACGCTTTTGCGCATCCAGCAACACCGCCCCGCGCGGGCCAACCCACTGCACCGCCTCGATTTCCTTGCTCTCGCGCTGCAACAATGCGGCAGCGGCAAAAAAACGGCGCGACTGGGTACGCGTCAGAGGCATATCCAGCTGCATGGCCTCCACGCTCTGCTGGTGATTCTCCAGATGCAAACGCAGGCTTTGGTCCAGCCACAGCAGCTCCTGAATCAGGCCATCGCGCTGCTCGTCCCGCCAGTCCTTGTAAACCACCCAGAACAAGCCACCCAGCGCCATGAGCAAGCCGATAAGAATAAGCGACGCCGCCACCCACAAACGTCGGGGTGTAGCGTTGGGAGGGTGTTCGCTCAGGATCATAAAGTTGTCATCAAGGTTGGCCGCGGGGCGCCAAGGTGCCGGTAGCGTCACGCCATCGGTATTAGGGAAATCCCCAATGCTGAATTCCCCAATGGCTAAAGTAGTGCTTTGATTCTAGTGTTCAGTTTGCGATGAGCCCCACCCAACAAACGGGGCCTAAGCAACACAAACAAAACACTGGAGAGTATACAAATGAAACTGAAATACGCAGCCCTGATCGCCAGCCTGGCATTCGGCGTAGCCGGTGCCGCCAACGCCGCCGACTTCGTGATCAAGTTCAGCCACGTAGTTGCCCAAGACACACCAAAAGGCAAAGCGGCGGAATACTTCAAGAAACTGGCTGAAGAGCGCACCAAAGGCCGCGTTCAGGTACAAGTTTTCCCGAACAGCCAGCTGTACAAGGACAAGGAAGAACTGGAAGCCCTGCAACTGGGCGCCGTACAAATGCTGGCGCCTAGCTTGGCCAAATTCGGCCCGCTGGGTGCCAAAGAGTTCGAAGTCTTCGATCTGCCGTACATCTTTGACAACTACGACGAACTGCACCGAGTAACGCAAGGCCCGATCGGTATGCAGCTGCTGAGCAAACTGGAAAGCAAAGGCATCAAGGGCCTGGCTTACTGGGACAACGGTTTCAAGATTTTCTCCGCCAACAAGCCGCTGAAATCCCCGGCTGACTTCAAAGGCCTGAAGATGCGCATCCAGTCTTCCAAGGTGCTGGAAGAAGAAATACGCTCCCTGGGCGCCCTGCCGCAAGTGATGGCCTTCTCGGAAACCTACCAAGCGCTGCAAACCGGCGTGGTAGATGGCACCGAAAACCCGCCATCCAACATGCTGACCCAGAAAATGCACGAAGTTCAAAAGTACGCCACCGTCACCAACCACGGCTATCTGGGCTACGCCGTCATCGTGAACAAGAAATTCTGGGATGGCCTGCCGGCTGACGTACGCACCATTCTGGATGGCGCGATGAAAGACGCTACCAACTACGCCAACAAGATCGCCAAGCAGGAAAA is a window encoding:
- a CDS encoding PAS domain-containing sensor histidine kinase, whose amino-acid sequence is MILSEHPPNATPRRLWVAASLILIGLLMALGGLFWVVYKDWRDEQRDGLIQELLWLDQSLRLHLENHQQSVEAMQLDMPLTRTQSRRFFAAAALLQRESKEIEAVQWVGPRGAVLLDAQKRTGLQLGGDAYDALWRAERLGRSAYSPPYLGPDGKYRFDLAVPVFESGRYLGGLRLVYRMDLLLQYQVPWWLATKYHISLVDLGGKALASKFDQASPVGTLSHELSFDPPGYGVSLRAITYRAGVGFSLPVLSLLIGLLVVALLFALWRIRGQVRVRARAERALQHEMSLRRSVEDSMKSGLIAFAGNGQILRVNRAMSELTGLSADELVGQQLPYSFWAEEDYPLLMQAMQAMLAGQLPEHGFELPFRHRDGEKVEVRLYATPLLLEGGRHDGWVASMYDITELKKKRVALDESHRRFLAVLNGLESGLCVIDGDTRQLLYANPAFAAGWASFAVDGSYCPLMPGLLGDAHATAANLECSPDSGRSWFQLQYRRIDWVGGEPAWLCMLLDVTDARARAERELAQEERFQTTSRLIAMGEMASSLAHELNQPLTAISTYAAGLARKLPAEQAQARGVGEAVQAIADQARRAGQIVNSIRAFVKKHAPQLELSDPDLAVRRVLALAQPMADKHGVRLVLEPARGSLRVEMDPVLIEQVLLNLIKNAIEAMREAGSVRPTIHLRSATGKQFWRVEVSDNGPGLQDGVKENLFTPFYSTKTDGMGIGLNICRSIVEFHRGEFGVSTPLAGGCVFWFTLPVFVPQG
- a CDS encoding TRAP transporter substrate-binding protein, translated to MKLKYAALIASLAFGVAGAANAADFVIKFSHVVAQDTPKGKAAEYFKKLAEERTKGRVQVQVFPNSQLYKDKEELEALQLGAVQMLAPSLAKFGPLGAKEFEVFDLPYIFDNYDELHRVTQGPIGMQLLSKLESKGIKGLAYWDNGFKIFSANKPLKSPADFKGLKMRIQSSKVLEEEIRSLGALPQVMAFSETYQALQTGVVDGTENPPSNMLTQKMHEVQKYATVTNHGYLGYAVIVNKKFWDGLPADVRTILDGAMKDATNYANKIAKQENDDDLAKIKASGKTQIYIPTAAERDAFKKALVPVHTKMDDRIGEGLVQLIYKQTGYTPN